The following proteins come from a genomic window of Chiloscyllium punctatum isolate Juve2018m chromosome 49, sChiPun1.3, whole genome shotgun sequence:
- the LOC140469515 gene encoding ras-related protein Rab-14 translates to MATAPYNYSYIFKYIIIGDMGVGKSCLLHQFTEKKFMADCPHTIGVEFGTRIIEVSGQKIKLQIWDTAGQERFRAVTRSYYRGAAGALMVYDITRRSTYNHLSSWLTDARNLTNPNTVIILIGNKADLEAQRDVTYEEAKQFAEENGLLFLEASAKTGENVEDAFLEAAKKIYQNIQDGSLDLNAAESGVQHKPSAPQGGRLISEPQPQREGCGC, encoded by the exons ATGGCCACAGCACCATACAACTACTCCTACATCTTCAAATATATTATTATTG GTGACATGGGAGTAGGGAAGTCATGTTTACTTCATCAATTTACAGAAAAGAAAT TTATGGCTGATTGTCCCCACACAATTGGGGTAGAATTTGGAACCCGAATAATTGAAGTTAGTGGTCAGAAGATCAAACTTCAGATCTGGGACACAGCTGGCCAAGAACGGTTTAGAGCTGTTACGCGAAGCTACTATAGAGGTGCTGCTGGAGCTCTCATGGTTTATGATATTACCAG GAGAAGTACTTATAACCATCTTAGCAGCTGGCTTACAGATGCAAGAAACTTAACGAATCCAAATACT GTGATTATCCTAATAGGAAATAAAGCAGACCTTGAAGCTCAACGGGATGTAACATATGAAGAAGCCAAGCAGTTTGCTGAAGAAAATG GTCTGCTATTCCTTGAAGCAAGTGCAAAAAC AGGTGAGAATGTGGAGGATGCTTTCCTGGAAGCTGCCAAGAAAATCTACCAGAACATCCAGGATGGCAGTCTGGATCTCAATGCTGCTGAATCTGGAGTACAGCACAAACCCTCTGCTCCTCAGGGTGGTCGACTAATCAGCGAACCCCAACCCCAGAGAGAAGGCTGCGGCTGCTAG